One genomic window of Salvia miltiorrhiza cultivar Shanhuang (shh) chromosome 4, IMPLAD_Smil_shh, whole genome shotgun sequence includes the following:
- the LOC131021175 gene encoding uncharacterized protein LOC131021175 isoform X2 → MVFPYGSVPLKTYLPDGDIDLTAFGGANVEDTLADEMKSVLEEEERNIGAEFVVKDVQLIRAEVKLVKCIVQDIVVDISFNQIGGLCTLCFLEQVDRLIGRDHLFKRSIILIKAWCYYESRILGAHHGLISTYALETLVLYIFHLYHSALDGPLAVLYKFLDYFSKFDWDAYCVSLNGVVRLSSLPSFVVEIPEDSDKDLLLSNDFLNNCVDMFSVPSRVGDKTPRVFPRKHLNIVDPLKEINNLGRSVSKGNFYRIRSAFSYGARKLARILLQPQDSIADELQKFFANTMARHGGGQRPDVQDFDKLLISNRPVSVAPFPNAGFCRTDNFDEYMDEYAISTADWQSSSGKLSEDSSQGFERKLDTENREQNTISALDGNKISADACVSRTPSAEESVNGSEDSDKCEKSASLSALSGSDEGGVSIVGSRQENVLVGKAGHAVLSTELRDAFWDQKSPSMSGDSNHVDMDQSRARMSGLAESLDSTDLTGDYDCYIQHLQHGRRCYEYGLGMHPLPVAPLPSAPYPWEGLLPILHYKQNGFSHHHNGFHPSPAIYGMQPVLLPAVPFAWDDVPKHRGTGTYLPNTNMSPHGNRSPGTKGRNQAPSRSMRHHNGRNMTFHDPNMLHELSQPVDKTLGASASSSDSYPTFPPHQNGHPKVNGVSIHRESIEVELVGHPPVSENSRPQRTVSSSPRTPSGAHKTQTALSREQDRMSLRSSYRLKDEDDFPPLSS, encoded by the exons ATG GTCTTCCCCTATGGATCTGTGCCACTGAAAACTTATCTTCCGGACGGAGACATTGATTTAACCGCCTTTGGTGGTGCAAATGTTGAAGATACTTTGGCTGATGAAATGAAATCTGTattagaagaagaagagagaaatatAGGCGCCGAATTTGTAGTAAAGGATGTCCAACTCATCCGCGCCGAG GTTAAGCTTGTGAAATGTATTGTTCAGGATATCGTAGTTGACATATCGTTTAATCAAATTGGGGGGCTTTGTACTTTATGCTTCCTCGAGCAG GTTGATCGCCTGATTGGCCGAGACCATCTGTTCAAGCGCAGTATTATCTTGATCAAGGCGTGGTGCTACTACGAAAGTCGTATTCTTGGAGCTCATCATGGGCTAATTTCTACCTATGCCTTGGAGACACTCGTGCTGTACATTTTCCATCTATATCACTCAGCATTAGACGGACCTTTAGCC GTTCTATACAAGTTTCTGGACTATTTCAGCAAATTTGATTGGGATGCCTACTGTGTTAGCTTAAATGGAGTAGTCCGCCTTTCCTCACTGCCATCTTTTGTTG TTGAGATCCCAGAAGATAGCGACAAAGATTTACTGCTGAGCAATGATTTCCTGAATAATTGTGTCGACATGTTTTCAGTTCCTTCTAGAGTCGGTGACAAAACTCCACGCGTGTTTCCAAGGAAGCATCTTAACATAGTTGATCCGCTGAAAGAAATCAATAATCTTGGACGTAGTGTCAGCAAAG GGAACTTCTACCGCATACGCAGTGCCTTTTCTTATGGGGCTAGAAAACTTGCACGGATACTACTACAGCCTCAAGATTCCATTGCTGACGAGCTTCAAAAATTCTTCGCAAACACCATGGCAAGGCATGGAGGTGGACAAAGGCCCGATGTTCAGGATTTCGACAAATTGTTAATAAGCAACAGACCCGTATCTGTTGCTCCCTTTCCAAACGCTGGGTTTTGTAGAActgataattttgatgaatatatGGATGAGTATGCCATTTCAACTGCAGATTGGCAGTCTAGCTCGGGTAAGCTGTCTGAAGATTCGTCTCAGGGGTTTGAAAGAAAATTAGACACAGAAAATCGGGAGCAGAATACCATCTCTGCTCTTGACGGCAATAAAATTTCTGCAGATGCATGCGTATCTCGAACTCCAAGTGCAGAAGAGAGTGTCAATGGAAGCGAAGATTCAGATAAGTGTGAAAAGAGTGCTTCTTTGTCGGCCCTGTCAGGAAGTGACGAAGGAGGAGTTTCTATTGTTGGTAGTCGTCAAGAAAACGTGCTAGTTGGCAAAGCCGGCCACGCAGTGCTTTCAACCGAACTTAGGGATGCGTTTTGGGATCAAAAGTCGCCCTCCATGTCGGGGGATTCAAATCATGTGGATATGGACCAGAGCCGCGCAAGAATGAGTGGATTGGCCGAATCTTTGGATTCAACGGATCTCACGGGGGATTACGATTGCTACATTCAACATCTGCAGCATGGTCGACGGTGCTATGAATACGGCTTAGGTATGCATCCTCTGCCCGTGGCCCCATTGCCAAGCGCTCCCTACCCATGGGAAGGTCTCCTCCCAATATTACATTATAAGCAGAACGGTTTCTCCCATCATCATAACGGCTTTCATCCTAGTCCAGCAATCTACGGCATGCAACCCGTCCTTCTGCCAGCCGTTCCGTTTGCATGGGACGACGTGCCAAAACACCGCGGGACAGGAACATATTTGCCAAATACG AATATGTCCCCTCATGGTAATAGGTCTCCGGGTACGAAAGGAAGGAATCAGGCGCCATCAAGATCCATGCGTCATCACAATGGGCGAAACATGACCTTTCACGACCCAAATATGCTCCATGAGCTCTCACAGCCCGTTGACAAAACTCTGGGTGCTAGCGCTAGCTCGTCTGACAGCTACCCCACGTTTCCTCCTCATCAAAACGGGCATCCTAAAGTGAATGGCGTGTCCATCCATCGCGAGAGCATTGAAGTTGAGTTGGTTGGACATCCACCCGTGTCAGAAAACAGTCGGCCACAAAGAACAGTCTCATCGTCACCGAGAACTCCATCAGGGGCGCACAAAACCCAAACTGCACTAAGCAGAGAGCAGGATAG GATGTCGCTGAGGTCTTCATACCGACTCAAAGATGAAGACGACTTCCCTCCGTTATCGAGCTGA
- the LOC131021175 gene encoding uncharacterized protein LOC131021175 isoform X1: MGDLPVGGGPAEMNPVASHSPPFAEPSRLEIGAGNWAAAERAAAEIIRKVQPTPVSEERRKEVVDYIQRLIRDCVGAEVFPYGSVPLKTYLPDGDIDLTAFGGANVEDTLADEMKSVLEEEERNIGAEFVVKDVQLIRAEVKLVKCIVQDIVVDISFNQIGGLCTLCFLEQVDRLIGRDHLFKRSIILIKAWCYYESRILGAHHGLISTYALETLVLYIFHLYHSALDGPLAVLYKFLDYFSKFDWDAYCVSLNGVVRLSSLPSFVVEIPEDSDKDLLLSNDFLNNCVDMFSVPSRVGDKTPRVFPRKHLNIVDPLKEINNLGRSVSKGNFYRIRSAFSYGARKLARILLQPQDSIADELQKFFANTMARHGGGQRPDVQDFDKLLISNRPVSVAPFPNAGFCRTDNFDEYMDEYAISTADWQSSSGKLSEDSSQGFERKLDTENREQNTISALDGNKISADACVSRTPSAEESVNGSEDSDKCEKSASLSALSGSDEGGVSIVGSRQENVLVGKAGHAVLSTELRDAFWDQKSPSMSGDSNHVDMDQSRARMSGLAESLDSTDLTGDYDCYIQHLQHGRRCYEYGLGMHPLPVAPLPSAPYPWEGLLPILHYKQNGFSHHHNGFHPSPAIYGMQPVLLPAVPFAWDDVPKHRGTGTYLPNTNMSPHGNRSPGTKGRNQAPSRSMRHHNGRNMTFHDPNMLHELSQPVDKTLGASASSSDSYPTFPPHQNGHPKVNGVSIHRESIEVELVGHPPVSENSRPQRTVSSSPRTPSGAHKTQTALSREQDRMSLRSSYRLKDEDDFPPLSS; this comes from the exons ATGGGTGATCTCCCGGTTGGCGGCGGACCGGCGGAGATGAATCCTGTGGCTTCACATTCGCCGCCATTCGCTGAGCCGAGCCGGTTGGAGATTGGGGCAGGAAATTGGGCGGCGGCTGAGAGAGCGGCGGCTGAGATAATCAGGAAGGTACAGCCCACTCCTGTATCAGAGGAGAGGAGAAAAGAAGTGGTTGATTATATTCAGAGATTAATCAGGGATTGTGTTGGTGCTGAG GTCTTCCCCTATGGATCTGTGCCACTGAAAACTTATCTTCCGGACGGAGACATTGATTTAACCGCCTTTGGTGGTGCAAATGTTGAAGATACTTTGGCTGATGAAATGAAATCTGTattagaagaagaagagagaaatatAGGCGCCGAATTTGTAGTAAAGGATGTCCAACTCATCCGCGCCGAG GTTAAGCTTGTGAAATGTATTGTTCAGGATATCGTAGTTGACATATCGTTTAATCAAATTGGGGGGCTTTGTACTTTATGCTTCCTCGAGCAG GTTGATCGCCTGATTGGCCGAGACCATCTGTTCAAGCGCAGTATTATCTTGATCAAGGCGTGGTGCTACTACGAAAGTCGTATTCTTGGAGCTCATCATGGGCTAATTTCTACCTATGCCTTGGAGACACTCGTGCTGTACATTTTCCATCTATATCACTCAGCATTAGACGGACCTTTAGCC GTTCTATACAAGTTTCTGGACTATTTCAGCAAATTTGATTGGGATGCCTACTGTGTTAGCTTAAATGGAGTAGTCCGCCTTTCCTCACTGCCATCTTTTGTTG TTGAGATCCCAGAAGATAGCGACAAAGATTTACTGCTGAGCAATGATTTCCTGAATAATTGTGTCGACATGTTTTCAGTTCCTTCTAGAGTCGGTGACAAAACTCCACGCGTGTTTCCAAGGAAGCATCTTAACATAGTTGATCCGCTGAAAGAAATCAATAATCTTGGACGTAGTGTCAGCAAAG GGAACTTCTACCGCATACGCAGTGCCTTTTCTTATGGGGCTAGAAAACTTGCACGGATACTACTACAGCCTCAAGATTCCATTGCTGACGAGCTTCAAAAATTCTTCGCAAACACCATGGCAAGGCATGGAGGTGGACAAAGGCCCGATGTTCAGGATTTCGACAAATTGTTAATAAGCAACAGACCCGTATCTGTTGCTCCCTTTCCAAACGCTGGGTTTTGTAGAActgataattttgatgaatatatGGATGAGTATGCCATTTCAACTGCAGATTGGCAGTCTAGCTCGGGTAAGCTGTCTGAAGATTCGTCTCAGGGGTTTGAAAGAAAATTAGACACAGAAAATCGGGAGCAGAATACCATCTCTGCTCTTGACGGCAATAAAATTTCTGCAGATGCATGCGTATCTCGAACTCCAAGTGCAGAAGAGAGTGTCAATGGAAGCGAAGATTCAGATAAGTGTGAAAAGAGTGCTTCTTTGTCGGCCCTGTCAGGAAGTGACGAAGGAGGAGTTTCTATTGTTGGTAGTCGTCAAGAAAACGTGCTAGTTGGCAAAGCCGGCCACGCAGTGCTTTCAACCGAACTTAGGGATGCGTTTTGGGATCAAAAGTCGCCCTCCATGTCGGGGGATTCAAATCATGTGGATATGGACCAGAGCCGCGCAAGAATGAGTGGATTGGCCGAATCTTTGGATTCAACGGATCTCACGGGGGATTACGATTGCTACATTCAACATCTGCAGCATGGTCGACGGTGCTATGAATACGGCTTAGGTATGCATCCTCTGCCCGTGGCCCCATTGCCAAGCGCTCCCTACCCATGGGAAGGTCTCCTCCCAATATTACATTATAAGCAGAACGGTTTCTCCCATCATCATAACGGCTTTCATCCTAGTCCAGCAATCTACGGCATGCAACCCGTCCTTCTGCCAGCCGTTCCGTTTGCATGGGACGACGTGCCAAAACACCGCGGGACAGGAACATATTTGCCAAATACG AATATGTCCCCTCATGGTAATAGGTCTCCGGGTACGAAAGGAAGGAATCAGGCGCCATCAAGATCCATGCGTCATCACAATGGGCGAAACATGACCTTTCACGACCCAAATATGCTCCATGAGCTCTCACAGCCCGTTGACAAAACTCTGGGTGCTAGCGCTAGCTCGTCTGACAGCTACCCCACGTTTCCTCCTCATCAAAACGGGCATCCTAAAGTGAATGGCGTGTCCATCCATCGCGAGAGCATTGAAGTTGAGTTGGTTGGACATCCACCCGTGTCAGAAAACAGTCGGCCACAAAGAACAGTCTCATCGTCACCGAGAACTCCATCAGGGGCGCACAAAACCCAAACTGCACTAAGCAGAGAGCAGGATAG GATGTCGCTGAGGTCTTCATACCGACTCAAAGATGAAGACGACTTCCCTCCGTTATCGAGCTGA
- the LOC131023030 gene encoding uncharacterized protein LOC131023030, with protein MSELFCAGLKQEFRVVLASQSALTYAEALNRALDMELAMQPEKTSQPSAPQSNPNVQSGSQSFYGQGPKGKRKWDERNQGPEKPWQGQNAPPFSQGKDKRSYAAPAAASQGPRAIPPCPKCNKLHLGECRMGTNNCFTCGRAGHYSNQCPNRQQSGTGGRPRPFQPQLKAMEGVLPLPQPVRQQPMHRQQQPGRQPAGPQANQQQHHQRMFAINQKAQDQNRGNLTGIGEMKGVSIVVLFDTGASHSFISHTCVDTLELKVESAPQCLKVFTPIGRTTTVSHVCPNVEFVLGTLKLEAKNLRVMPMWHLDIILGMDWLEENHAKIQCKERQISFQPPDQEPTAFIGIEGKWKKTPIISALGAKKLLQKKDMTAYVVYLNQKEESQADIDDVPIVREYKDVFPETLPGLPPDR; from the coding sequence atgtcagaattgttttgtgcCGGTTTAAAGCAAGAATTTCGAGTTGTCTTAGCAAGTCAGAGCGCACTCACGTATGCCGAAGCACTAAACAGAGCTCTGGACATGgagctggcaatgcagccagagaagacGAGTCAACCCTCTGCTCCCCAATCAAACCCGAATGTTCAATCGGGGAGTCAATCCTTTTATGGACAAGGTCCTAAGGGAAAAAGGAAGTGGGACGAGAGAAACCAAGGTCCCGAGAAACCGTGGCaaggtcagaatgcgccaccttTTTCTCAAGGCAAGGATAAACGATCTTATGCAGCCCCAGCGGCAGCATCACAAGGGCCAAGAGCAATACCTCCCTGCCCAAAATGCAATAAGTTACATTTGGGGGAGTGCAGAATGGGAACAAATAACTGTTTCACCTGTGGAAGGGCCGGGCATTATTCCAACCAATGCCCGAACCGACAGCAAAGTGGAACCGGTGGAAGACCGAGACCGTTCCAGCCGCAGCTCAAGGCCATGGAAGGAGTCCTACCGCTACCACAGCCAGTACGCCAGCAGCCAATGCACCGACAACAGCAGCCGGGAAGACAACCAGCTGggccgcaggcgaatcaacagCAACATCATCAAAGAATGTTCGCGATCAATCAGAAAGCTCAAGACCAGAATCGGggaaatttgacaggtataggcgagaTGAAAGGCGTATCCATAGTAGTTTTGTTCGACACTGGAGcgtcgcattcttttatctctcacACGTGTGTAGATACTTTAGAACTGAAAGTAGAGTCTGCTCCACAATGCCTGAAAGTGTTtacacccataggcagaactactacggtaTCACACGTTTGTCCTAACGTAGAATTTGTGTTAGGAACGTTGAAGCTCGAGGCCAAGAATCTGAGggtgatgcctatgtggcacttagatataattttgggaatggactggttggAAGAGAACCATgcaaagatacaatgcaaggagagacaaatatcattccagccacctGACCAAGAGCCTACTGCCTTCATTGGCattgaaggaaaatggaagaagacgccgattatCTCGGCTTTGGGAGCCAAGAAGCTTTTGCAAAAGAAGGACATGACTGCGTATGTCGTGTATTTGAACCAGAAGGAAGAATCCCAAGCGGATATTGATGACGTGCCAATAGTGCGAGAATACAAAGACGTTTTCCCTGAAACTTTGCCAGGTTTACCACCTGATCGATAG